One genomic window of Cannabis sativa cultivar Pink pepper isolate KNU-18-1 chromosome 2, ASM2916894v1, whole genome shotgun sequence includes the following:
- the LOC133034569 gene encoding zinc finger BED domain-containing protein RICESLEEPER 2-like produces MIVLHEYPLNMVEHDGFRSFVKSLQPLFRYVSRTTIRRDILKIYENEKTKTMNSMNDNRSRVAITTDLWTSNNQKRGYMVVTAHYIDDSWILRNRIIRFIYVPTPHTAKLKVLMECLIEWSIERKLSTLTLDNRIVNIAMMDQMKEKLRNTSLLMKGKLLHMKCSAHILNLIVQQGLGAIQGAIKTIRESVVFWTGTPKRVEKFEEAKKGLSCSSNKRLVLDCKTRWNSTYLMLTSAITYKDVFSRLIHTEKNYKKEPSERDWLLAKVMCEKLKLFYNYWTSIHGILAIATVLDPRFKMKLIEYYFPKIYVGEYQNEVKRSRMLCYDLVKEYKSNDGKENILEPLFNASGVGGDNDGCVDDLVGFDLYVSSTSNVETYKSELDLYLEEAKLCLGVESLIF; encoded by the exons ATGATTGTTTTGCATGAGTATCCACTCAATATGGTTGAGCATGATGGATTTAGAAGCTTTGTCAAGTCTCTCCAGCCATTATTCAGATATGTATCGCGAACTACTATTAGGAGGGATATATTGAAGATATATGAGAATGAAAAGACCAAGACAATGAACTCAATGAATGACAATCGTAGTAGAGTTGCGATTACAACTGACTTGTGGACATCAAATAATCAAAAGAGAGGGTATATGGTGGTGACTGCACATTATATTGATGATTCTTGGATTTTGCGTAATCGAATTATCAG GTTTATATATGTGCCCACCCCTCATACTGCTAAACTTAAAGTGTTGATGGAGTGTTTGATTGAATGGTCTATTGAGCGTAAGTTGTCTACCCTTACCTTAGATAATCGCATCGTGAACATTGCCATGATGgatcaaatgaaagaaaaattgagaaatACTTCTTTACTAATGAAAGGGAAACTACTTCACATGAAATGCTCTGCTCATATCTTGAACTTGATTGTTCAACAAGGACTAGGGGCAATTCAAGGTGCCATAAAAACTATACGTGAGAGTGTAGTTTTTTGGACTGGCACTCCAAAAAGAGTTGAAAAGTTTGAAGAGGCTAAGAAAGGATTATCATGCTCTAGCAACAAAAGGTTAGTGCTTGATTGCAAGACTAGGTGGAATTCTACTTATTTGATGCTTACTAGTGCCATTACTTATAAAGATGTATTTAGTCGCCTAATACATACtgagaaaaattacaaaaaagaaCCTAGTGAGCGAGATTGGCTTTTGGCAAAAGTTATGTGTGAAAAATTGAAGTTGTTTTACAAT TATTGGACTTCCATTCATGGCATATTAGCCATAGCAACTGTTTTGGATCCAAGGTTCAAGATGAAATTGATTGAGTATTACTTTCCTAAAATTTATGTTGGTGAATATCAAAATGAAGTTAAGCGAAGTAGAATGTTGTGCTATGATTTAGTGAAAGAATATAAATCGAATGATGGAAAAGAAAATATTCTTGAACCTTTATTCAATGCTTCTGGAGTTGGTGGAGATAATGATGGATGTGTAGATGATTTAGTTGGTTTTGACTTGTATGTTAGTAGTACTTCAAATGTGGAAACTTACAAGTCTGAGTTAGACTTATACTTGGAGGAAGCGAAGCTTTGCCTAGGAGTGgagagtttgatattttag